CTGACTACTTACTATTCATGTACAGTAAAATCTTATGTAATGCCATTCACAAATGCTTCCACTAGAGTCACACAACATTCCTTACCCACAGTTATTTACTGCCATTAGGTTGGACACCAATACAAATGGATACGTCAGCATACTTGCAAAAAACTGAGTAAAAatcagaaaagaaagaagtaacGTGTTAGAATGAGAGTAATATCACAACCTAGACCAACAAAACAACCCTCTACAGACACACTGGCAATAGGGTTGCTACTGgctgatttttttattgaacttgccagacacacacacatataaagcAAAACTTCTCTATCCAATTTAGTAATTCAGCTGCTGTTTTCCATCAACCAAAAGCTATCttgagcttttttatttcagtattgtttttaattaagatatcttatttttttgttgcaattatacaataattacagttattttattattattattattattaataaaaatctcATCAGctacattaagagccagggggtgaaaacttctgaacagaatgaagatgtgtacattttacttattttgcctaaatatcatatttagtactgcccttcagaggatACAGAAAATAggtacatgtttcccagaagacaatacaagacatttaaaacatttaccctgttcttcaaattcaaaaagtttacacttctaacttttaatgcattgtttctttctgaagcatcagtgagcatttgaaccttccgtaatagttgcatatgagtccctcagttgtcctctgtgtgaaaagatggatctcaaaattttagtcattgctgaaaagggtttaaatacacaaaaatgttgaaaacccaaagaaattgtgggacctgaaggatttaggttaactgttcaggacaaacaagggactcataaacaactatcactaaacaaaacaaaacaaaacaaaacaagtggatcattcaggtaacaacacagtattaagaatcaaggggatgtaaactgttgaaccgggtcatttttataaattcaactaattttctcttatggaccgTATGCAAACATATTTTATCCAATTTCAGTTCCAATTCAATATATAtcataacgagaagaataacagtaacattgtaaacagtaaaattgtttgcactacaaaccagtgtgtttataattaagataacacattaaaataatatggtaagacaaactaatttgcaatatcaagcagtaaaATAATCTgctttgtacagctaaaaatagctggatgccgatgagactggaagccagacccataaaatttacaaatgccatacccactcttatgggaaaaataaggtggataaagcatttttattatagGACATTCAAAATTAGAACTGAAATGTTTCAAtcatgttttaatgaaaatgtataaatgcatatttgttattttaaacagaaatcaCAGGCTGGTGGTGGGTGCTTGAGACATTAttcatcatttaatatttctgtaaaaaatgactTACCCCAGTCACAGCCTGAGAGCAGTTTTTGATCTCTCCTGTATGACTCGTCTGAGACAGGCACAACAGGATAATCAGGTCAGCACGTAACATGCAATTATATACATCTCAAACACATTGATTTTGTACAAATCTAAGGTCAAGATGTTTTGTTGGTTTATTAGTTTGTGTGCGCTAACTTACCGAGTCATCTATAGCGTATGTGTTTATGAAGTGAGCAAGCATGTTGCAGATCCACAGGGAAAGAACATCACCCAGTAGACGAGGAATGAGGCCACTATGGGTCGACAAACACATAAACGCTGAAGTTAAAGACACAAAGAGTTGTAAAATGGCCTGACagcatttatgaaaatgtttcatGTCAGGTCCATGCAATAATAAAAAGAGTACAACTTTTCAAATTACACCATGAGGCAACCCATAGACTAcctgatttttgaaaatatgtcattttgcaCTTACGCAAAAAAACCCAGGATTCCCTCTTCTCTGTAGATGGTAACTATAGAGTCAAAGACACCACTGGAAAGaatgaccaaaaaaacaaattaataaacgtctaagactgtaaaataaaactatgcCTGAGAaaatagacaaacaaacaaaaaaaaatgaacctgTATTTGGCTTCTCTACCAATAAACTGGACCATGCATCTGAGAGTGATCACTGGAATGTGAAAAAAGACAACAGGTCATATTCACACAATAAGAGAGAAGTGAGATTGAAATCACAAAATTGGTTATTTAGTGTATTAATGCTATTTACCATGGAAAGGGTGTGTAACAATTGTAGCACATGAGCGTGCAATCATCTCTTTAGTGGTCTGAGAGGACAATAAAAACAGGGGaagtaaaaacatcaaaaatacacacaaaacattatttcataAAACAATAACTGGTGCAAACATGAAAGTAAGCTTGCAAAATTTTTTTACTTCAGACTTGTGACTAGGTGAACAGACCCTGACTGACATACAAGAATGTATGAAAGCTTTATGTGTCTCACCTCATTTACTACATGTTGCAGAGAACCATCCTCTGCTTTCTGACTGCTTCCCAGCACCTGAGACGGTGAACAGATGAGATATGTGCTATTATATCATCTTTCACACAAATGTGTAACTAACCACAGCAATGCCAGccaaagtataaaaaaaaataaaaataaaaataaaaataggaaatATAAATAGATTCAAGCACTATAATAATAcctataaaacatttaaatgttcctACCTCAATTTTTTCCTCCTGGCATTTCTGTGGGTTATAACAAAAGGTTAGAGAGAGTATAAATAACCTCTGCTTAACTGTGCCCAGCCAGATAAACACAAAAGTCACACTGCAACAGTCTGAACAGTCTGCAATATACAGCGAGCAACACCCTACACGATGCACTTACAGAAAGCCCTATCTAAAAGCCTTGGAAAACATTACAGGGAAACATGCACTTTACTGACAGTGCAAATGGTTacagagcaaaaaaaaactgcaccAAATCATCATACACCAAACTAAGGATTACACACTACTCACTCAGAAACATGcacatttcttatttcttttatCTTATAAATGTCTATACCTGCAAGACTTTACTGTGCACAATGGTGCCAATGGTCCCAGCACAAAGCCTTGGGGTGAGACCCTTAAACAGGCCCGATTTCCCATCGATCTTGATGATGTGTTTGGCTAAAAGAGACAAATTTAAGTGTTAGAACTGCATGCATTTTCCAGAATTCTTAAAATCAAATTCAGTAACAAATGAAGATTTAAATTAATGGCTACGGACACAAAAAGAAGCAACCTTAATAATCTTACCATATGCAAAAAGCCCTGGAAGCTGGTACACTTGTCGACCAAACAGATTTCTGCCTAGAGTAGGAGGAAGAGGTTCATGTCCGACCTATATTTGCAAAGATACAAATAAGTCACAGGCGTGAAAGTAACAAAttgatacaaaatacattttattgtgccagaaaataataaaacaggcACATGGGTCCCTCTTGTACTACTGTTATATTAATATCTGTTCTATACAATATCTGATATGCCGTAAGACGTGTTATTACCACAACACTGAATGACAGCTGTGAAAATGCTGTTCGCATTGTTTTCAGAGGGctattaatacattaacatagcacgactttttaatatattccccaaaaaaatactataaaaatgattCCTGACAGACCTAGCAGGCTGACCTTTAGAGCATTAACTCACACACCAGATAGACAGCGGTCAACAGCCCTGCTAGTACAGCTAACTACCCCCATAATGATGAGCATCGACACCTTTGTCCCTGTAAACAAATGTACTGCACATAACGATGCTTATGTCTCCGAATCATGCATTGCTAAGTGTAATTGCCAGGTTACTGTTAATATATGAACTGGCTAACGTTTATCAACACGCTATCGAAACTACTCGACAGCGGTGCGTGTGCAGGCGTGAACTTGCTGCTGCTGTCATTTTTGCATGTATTGTGTAAATCCTACCTGAACTAAAACCTTGATGTACATAAGAGGGTGGGAAAGGACTGTTAATCCAGACCCAAGGAGGACTTGGCCACATGTGTCCGCCATTACCAAGACGATCCAAAACGTCCCCCTCCTTGACAGAGAAAGTCCGTTGGTAATACGCGTaaaacagggttgccagatctCGCTAAAAACTCCCTATTAAAATTACTCTTACAAACTAAGCCTAAAATAAGCGAGTTTCCTCACGATAAAAGGTGATCTCAGTTTTGGGCTGCCGAACGTTTGCTAGATTTTGTTGGTCTGATTATATAATTCGAgcattttataaacaaatcaaaaattttCGCAAACAACCTACAACGGGCCTAGTTAACCTTACACAACCACgttaatcacacacacacgcacacctaTGGGTAAAGAAAATTGAAACAGAAAGCAGCTCAAACCGCAGGTAGTGATGACTGAAAAATGTGATTATTGGGCGGCCATACTCTCTTGTACCTTGACCTAACATGGGCCATGTACGCCCTATTAAGTGGCTATATTctacaaacaataataaaaacaatacttaaaaaaaatccaagtaCGATTGCCTATATTTATTAGCCACTTGATTAAAAAACAGGAACAATGTTGCTTATAAAAAGCGGACATGGCAACATTGACTCACGTGATAAGGTAACTTGTTTAATAGGTCACCTGATTGGGAGCGTTTTCCTCATTCTCCGGCAGGTGGCGCACTCTTACATCAAATTAGCAGCTGTATGCAGAAGTATTGGAGTTGGCTGTGACTGATGTCTTAATGGATTTCCTACTGGTTGAagtaaaattaaagtatttttatgaaCAAAATTTTATATCTCATTAAAAGGCCAGTGCTGTTTGTCATGTAATTGAGagttatttgacatttatttgacatttggACGTGCAGAGAGTTCCTCGAGGGCAGGGGCTCAAATGTAAAAAAGAGGATTCGTTAAAAAAAGATGTATTCGGAGTAATTCCAATTTAATAAGTACTATAGtaactttatataaatatgcataattataaaaaataaagtcctTCGCGTGCTCTTGAACCTGAACTGCTTACACTTCACATTATAGGCCTGTTGGTGGCACTTGGGCTTCTTTTAACCAATTATAGCTTCATCAAACACTAAATGGTATATCAATATGTAGTACGTAAATAAGAGATTAAacactatttcagttttagccATTTCACGTTTgttgaaaaaagaagaaagaaagaaacacccAAAAACAAACAGTGGCTAATCTGATTTATGACTTAAGTTTGTCAAAATTTGAGCTTGTTTAAGACGACGACATCTCAGACTGACAGATAGGCCCAGTAACTTTTATAGGGGGGCCCTGTAGTAACTCATAGCCCCGGGGCCCAGTGAGGTTTTAATGTTGGCCCTGCctataagtaaaaataaaccagGGTTGCCaatttttaagttcagcttggagtgagatttttttttgttttggattgaggggcatttgtataaccatagttctactacaaataccatggttaaactatggttagtgtagcaagactgTGGTTAATTTGTGACTACCATGGTTTAaatatagtaaccatgttttttttttggtgttatttgtagtaaaaccatgttcaattttcgtaagggttgcctctccatcactctccagattaaaatatgctgtaaacgtaaaaatcaatgcataatatgctgtaatgtttaccaaaatTGCTGCAAATACCTGTATAGTGAAGCTGTCGTCTCTATCCtacttaaacacatttaaatgtacTGTCAACGCTTGGTTTGTTTGTAGAGCTCCGTGAATCACGTGACCGCGTGGCGGCGACGCCGGCGAGATCAAAGCTTGTCGcagctctgttttttttaatggctctGGCGTTAACAGAAGCGCTACATTTTACGATTTACGCCACATTAAGTGCCCCAAAACCGTATTTATCGTttgaatttagtattaaaacttacaacatttgaaagctgaaaaactgtttaaaatcgCAAGCAGGGTCGCCAATTTGCGTGAGATTTACATGGGAAGAGTGAGACAGAGCCTGAAAGCGTGTCTCACACCAAATGCGTGAGAATTGGCAACCCTATAATAAACAGGTATTTTCCGAGTTTTGAGACATTAGTTAGTCATTAGTTAATAATTGTTGAGAGAGGGGCACTTTTAGTTAATTTGTGAAAAAGGGCATGGGCTTGAGCCTGGTCCATGTAAAGCTTCCCTGAGGTCCAGTCTGCGTAAAGAGGCAACACTGTATAAATGCTTACTGAATTATGACCCACCACACCCTAGAAATATCTGATGCTATTCAGTTATGGCAGAGTAtgttttttatagtttattatttaaatgttatatttttgttaattaatttatgtttctgttcacacttttatgtttaaaacattaaattctttTAAGTTATGAAAAAAAGACACCAAATGAAGGATTTTTCCAAGGTCTTTGTGGAGTCCTTATAAAGTTGAatactgtgtgtatatttagGTGCAGTATGAGACTGAATGGGTTAATGCTTATGAGTAATAAGTCTGCTCCTCAAGCTGTTTCATCAACTGTGTATCTGTATATCTCTGAATCATTAAGTGGTTTCATAAATCGTCTGAGATTGTctgtaaattgtaatttgaCAGGCGGtggaatgaaattttaatggaGAGCACTTAAGAGACTACACAAGGAGGTGGATTCATTCTGAACATTTACGCCGGTGTGAGGTGAGTGTCTTttcttttgatcttttattGAACAGGGTTGAAATCTACAGACATGTCTGTAACAGACATGAATCAGAGAATATTTCAGTTTCCATTTCAGAATGCAGAAGTGATTTTTCAGAATCTAAATGACAGAAATTCAGAAAACTTTATGCACATATAGGTGTTTGTTACTTATCAATAGCATGGAGATCCTcaacaatagttttttacaTTATACGATGTAATACATTgggattgttttttttcactaaaagGGACCATTTCATGATGTTGCTTGTGATTGTACTTTAGCTGGAAAACTATTGAGATTATTAATGCAATTTCAGCTTGTAAGTTATCAGTGACCTCATAAGGCAATAAatttaaagtgtgtgtgtctgtatgtgtacatatatagagagagagagacagagacttttgatgaatgatttattttatttttgcatttatttgttttctgcatgcatcttatttaaaacatattgtgcacagtttaaaaatgagaaatttcgTTAACCCCACACATATCGGTGTTTCCAGACAAGCTCTCATGATGTTCTTGTTGGTGGCGGTCTGTCTTCTGCTGAGCCCTCTTCAAGCTCAGAGTCGCTCTATTGAGGTAAGAGCAGACATGTCAGTAATATGTGAAATGGAAAATAGTATCAGTGGCAAACTTCCACTGTGAACTTTTTCGTTTATTCAGGAATTTCTAACCAACATACTGTTCACATTTTAGCATAAACAGAATGTCTTGGAAAAGAGTAATGAGGAGACTGGTAAGAAATTATTTTCAGTAATATGACTAATGGCCAtgttcagtttaattaaaatcttttactgttttattaacaCTGGTTCTCAGAAAACAGCGCTGAGCAAGAGGATATATCAGTGTCAGCTATAATTGAAAGGGCCAACCAACATGCAGGTaagatttgattattattattattattataaaatggaCTTGATGAGGAATGTGACATCTTTTTATAGCGGTTCAGGGCAGCCGCTCCTATACAAGCTAATAATGATGTTCCTAGAATTAACGTTTTGAGTGAATTAATGTGCTTTAAACCATATAGGACGGAGAATGAACGAGCCCTCGATTGAATTTGGAG
The sequence above is a segment of the Labeo rohita strain BAU-BD-2019 chromosome 7, IGBB_LRoh.1.0, whole genome shotgun sequence genome. Coding sequences within it:
- the mtch2 gene encoding mitochondrial carrier homolog 2, whose amino-acid sequence is MADTCGQVLLGSGLTVLSHPLMYIKVLVQVGHEPLPPTLGRNLFGRQVYQLPGLFAYAKHIIKIDGKSGLFKGLTPRLCAGTIGTIVHSKVLQKCQEEKIEVLGSSQKAEDGSLQHVVNETTKEMIARSCATIVTHPFHVITLRCMVQFIGREAKYSGVFDSIVTIYREEGILGFFAGLIPRLLGDVLSLWICNMLAHFINTYAIDDSTSHTGEIKNCSQAVTGFFASMLTYPFVLVSNLMAVNNCGLAGGLPPYAAIYPNWLHCWSHLSREGNMSRGNSLFFRKLPAGKTYAIEQKRFF